The following are encoded together in the Shewanella sp. NFH-SH190041 genome:
- a CDS encoding gpW family protein: MTNQQKIIEAEAALHQLLTGAKVVQIQRNGQTVQFQQTNKSELQMYINQLRHSRCALGGLV, from the coding sequence ATGACAAATCAACAGAAAATCATAGAAGCTGAGGCCGCATTGCATCAGTTACTGACCGGGGCCAAGGTGGTACAAATCCAGCGCAATGGCCAAACGGTACAGTTTCAACAAACCAATAAATCAGAGCTGCAGATGTATATCAACCAGCTGCGCCATAGCCGGTGTGCATTAGGGGGGTTGGTCTAA
- a CDS encoding phage terminase large subunit family protein has translation MTWHPISVNALGKAISQAWKAAIAKPPKLRLSQWADQHFYLSAESSYTEGRWKSAPFQLAIMDCISNDDIQEVDFIKSARVGATKMMLAALGYFHHHKRRNTLFYQPTDTDAEDFSLTEIAPMLRDVAVMKEVFPWGETSNKYNRTLKKTFIGSILDIRGGKAGTNYRRMTKDVVFYDELEAFDRDIEGEGSPLVLGDKRVSNALYPKSVRGTTPKDEEGSIIAEEVASADFFFHFHVPCPHCELMQVLRWGGRDTAYGFKFKQPSDFPDSLAPKDDAAASVYYCCAGCGGKIFNQDLDAISERGRWQDQDTQVWIDADGQFRKANDERIKPPRHVAFHIWTAYSPWYSWQSMLLDFFAAMEQKKKKGLLDKFKAFVNTTLGETWKDGTRELNGDSLYNRRIQYPIDSNGEMRIPRPALALFAGLDMQDDRIEGELRAFDELNRSYLVDYFRIYGDPKQNALWDEVERRLKQTYLTEDGRQLTLTRCCFDSGGHFTKEVYAFCKRLGVYLCIPTKGWNDYDQPTTFPRKANRHGVYLTMVDTESAKDTLSSRHALILADNDDVPAGYCFYPVASFTDETYFQQLTAEEKVLKRHNRKHRMVWISNGRRNEPWDCAVGSLTALELSQQYFGLDMASLAAARDNPQQNMAAPNGWAELGRRSKR, from the coding sequence TTGACTTGGCACCCTATCTCAGTCAATGCCCTCGGGAAAGCGATATCTCAGGCGTGGAAAGCGGCGATAGCGAAACCGCCTAAGCTGCGGTTATCTCAGTGGGCGGATCAACACTTTTATTTATCGGCCGAGTCCAGTTACACCGAGGGCCGTTGGAAGTCTGCCCCATTTCAGCTGGCGATCATGGATTGCATCAGTAACGATGATATCCAAGAAGTTGATTTTATTAAGTCAGCCCGAGTTGGCGCAACAAAAATGATGTTGGCGGCATTGGGGTACTTTCATCACCACAAGCGCCGAAACACCTTGTTTTACCAGCCAACAGATACGGATGCAGAAGATTTTTCCCTGACCGAAATCGCGCCCATGCTGCGTGATGTTGCGGTGATGAAAGAAGTTTTCCCGTGGGGGGAAACCAGCAATAAATATAACCGGACGCTGAAAAAAACTTTTATCGGTAGCATCTTGGATATTCGCGGCGGTAAGGCTGGCACCAATTACCGGCGAATGACAAAAGATGTGGTTTTTTATGATGAGTTAGAAGCCTTTGACCGGGATATTGAGGGGGAAGGCTCCCCGCTGGTTCTGGGGGATAAACGGGTCAGTAATGCCTTGTATCCTAAGTCAGTCAGAGGGACAACCCCGAAAGATGAGGAAGGATCCATTATTGCTGAGGAAGTGGCCAGCGCGGATTTCTTTTTTCATTTTCATGTACCTTGCCCCCATTGTGAGCTGATGCAAGTATTGCGCTGGGGCGGGCGGGATACGGCTTATGGCTTTAAGTTTAAGCAGCCCTCGGATTTCCCCGACTCCCTTGCGCCGAAAGATGATGCTGCAGCTAGCGTTTATTACTGCTGTGCCGGGTGTGGCGGTAAGATTTTTAACCAAGACCTGGATGCAATCTCAGAGCGTGGCCGGTGGCAGGATCAAGATACCCAAGTGTGGATTGATGCTGATGGGCAATTTCGTAAAGCCAATGATGAGCGAATAAAGCCGCCGCGCCATGTGGCGTTTCACATTTGGACGGCATACAGCCCTTGGTATTCTTGGCAATCCATGCTGTTGGATTTTTTTGCTGCCATGGAGCAGAAAAAAAAGAAAGGATTGCTGGATAAGTTTAAAGCCTTTGTTAACACCACCCTGGGCGAAACATGGAAAGATGGCACCCGGGAGTTGAACGGCGATAGTTTGTATAACCGCCGGATTCAATATCCGATTGATAGCAATGGTGAAATGCGTATTCCGCGCCCGGCTTTGGCGTTGTTTGCCGGGCTTGATATGCAAGATGATCGCATTGAGGGGGAGTTGCGGGCCTTTGATGAGTTAAACCGCAGTTACTTGGTGGATTATTTCCGCATTTATGGCGACCCCAAACAAAATGCGCTATGGGATGAAGTAGAAAGGCGATTAAAACAGACATATTTAACAGAGGATGGGCGGCAGTTGACATTGACCCGTTGCTGTTTTGATTCTGGCGGGCATTTTACTAAAGAAGTGTATGCCTTTTGTAAGCGTCTGGGGGTATATCTTTGCATTCCGACAAAAGGCTGGAATGACTACGATCAGCCCACAACGTTTCCCCGCAAAGCAAACCGGCACGGTGTTTATCTCACCATGGTTGATACAGAAAGCGCTAAGGATACGCTGTCCAGCCGTCACGCATTAATATTGGCTGACAATGACGATGTGCCTGCTGGATATTGTTTTTATCCCGTTGCCAGTTTTACCGATGAAACCTATTTTCAGCAGTTAACCGCAGAAGAAAAAGTCTTAAAACGCCATAACCGCAAACATCGCATGGTATGGATATCCAATGGCCGCCGAAATGAACCTTGGGATTGCGCTGTGGGGAGTTTAACGGCTCTTGAATTAAGCCAGCAGTATTTTGGTTTAGATATGGCATCCCTGGCTGCTGCCCGTGATAACCCGCAACAGAATATGGCGGCCCCGAATGGATGGGCCGAGCTTGGCAGGAGGTCGAAACGATGA
- a CDS encoding terminase small subunit: MATQEEIGSWLGLSSRQVRNLQKEGVLSDKRGRNGYCLKTCVSDYIRHIKKQIKTGPDVDADTPAGGTDFHDERYAKLRADKLELDVLGKLGEMAGIDLIVALTAGKAAQVAGILDQLPAKVHRVAPDIPSSVKVLIENEIIAARNTAAEPLDLAPYLSQCPRESDISGVESGDSETA; encoded by the coding sequence ATGGCGACTCAGGAAGAAATCGGTTCTTGGTTGGGGCTATCGTCCCGGCAGGTGCGTAATTTACAAAAAGAGGGGGTGCTGTCAGATAAGCGCGGCCGCAATGGATACTGCTTAAAAACCTGCGTCAGTGATTATATTCGCCACATTAAAAAGCAGATTAAAACTGGCCCCGATGTTGATGCTGACACCCCTGCAGGCGGCACGGATTTTCACGATGAGCGTTATGCCAAATTGCGGGCCGATAAGTTAGAGCTGGATGTGCTGGGTAAGCTGGGGGAAATGGCCGGTATAGATTTGATTGTGGCGTTAACAGCGGGTAAAGCGGCACAGGTTGCCGGGATATTGGATCAGCTACCAGCCAAGGTGCATCGTGTGGCCCCCGATATCCCCTCATCTGTAAAGGTACTGATTGAAAATGAGATTATCGCCGCCAGAAACACAGCAGCCGAACCGCTTGACTTGGCACCCTATCTCAGTCAATGCCCTCGGGAAAGCGATATCTCAGGCGTGGAAAGCGGCGATAGCGAAACCGCCTAA
- a CDS encoding DNA cytosine methyltransferase produces MKYLSLFSGVEAATLAWEGLGWSAVAFCENEAFASAVLAERWPAVPNLGDINNIKEKDIKALGGLDLIVFGSPCQDLSIAGKRGGLNGLRSGLFQQAIKIIRWARKHCGLRFALWENVPGAFSSNEGQDFCQVLSQLSGSQQPMPEKWGGAGCCFGKTGLVEWATFDAQYFGVPQRRRRVFVFADFGNWEDRQPLFSDTESLRGDFEAGCEVKKEESSVTEPSADESSHHRLNVSVFDLTGFGQYGAGITASTVLARDYKGPTDLIVYHHLDNGIRSLLPVERERLQGMPDNYTRIPWRGEPAECCPDKPRIQAIGNSMAVPVMRWIGQQISTINLGSHCDCIK; encoded by the coding sequence GTGAAGTATTTATCCTTATTTAGTGGCGTTGAGGCCGCCACGTTAGCCTGGGAGGGATTAGGTTGGTCAGCAGTTGCCTTTTGTGAAAATGAAGCATTTGCCTCTGCCGTGTTGGCTGAGCGCTGGCCCGCTGTGCCAAATCTAGGGGATATCAACAATATCAAAGAAAAAGATATTAAGGCACTGGGAGGGCTTGATCTCATTGTGTTTGGTAGCCCGTGCCAGGACTTATCTATTGCAGGGAAAAGAGGGGGGTTGAATGGCCTGCGAAGCGGTTTGTTTCAACAAGCAATCAAAATCATCCGGTGGGCAAGAAAACACTGTGGCTTGCGATTTGCGTTGTGGGAAAACGTCCCCGGTGCGTTCAGCAGCAATGAAGGGCAGGATTTTTGCCAGGTTCTCAGCCAGTTATCTGGCAGCCAGCAGCCAATGCCCGAAAAGTGGGGCGGGGCCGGTTGTTGTTTTGGTAAAACCGGATTGGTCGAGTGGGCTACTTTCGACGCCCAATATTTCGGAGTCCCGCAGCGCCGCCGCCGAGTGTTCGTATTTGCAGATTTTGGAAATTGGGAAGATAGACAGCCGCTATTTTCTGACACCGAAAGCTTGCGTGGGGATTTTGAGGCGGGCTGTGAGGTTAAAAAGGAAGAATCATCCGTTACTGAGCCAAGCGCTGATGAATCAAGCCATCATCGTTTAAATGTTTCTGTTTTTGATCTTACAGGCTTTGGTCAATATGGCGCTGGGATAACGGCTAGTACAGTTTTAGCTCGGGATTACAAAGGCCCTACAGATTTGATTGTGTATCACCACCTTGATAACGGGATTCGTTCTTTGCTGCCAGTTGAGCGTGAAAGGTTGCAAGGGATGCCTGATAACTACACTCGGATTCCTTGGCGGGGTGAACCAGCAGAATGTTGTCCAGATAAGCCGAGGATTCAGGCTATCGGCAACAGTATGGCGGTGCCAGTGATGCGCTGGATTGGCCAACAAATATCAACCATTAATTTAGGGAGTCATTGTGATTGCATTAAATAA
- a CDS encoding phage N-6-adenine-methyltransferase has translation MPAKINSYAKKLKALQKRKHHRLRDIGDQWQTPKKIATGLARHFAPQLGPVVLDMFADDCNHLYPNYYTARQNALTQDLAADLKRLSGAAYANPPYSRPFAEDDQFITGMCPIIDYCRQQADAGAKILLLVKAATSEAWWPDDADFIQFIAGRITFSAPEWYRPKDSKKDAPTSAGLASAVIIFDRDWPGEARPLARLSRDELILLGSGAE, from the coding sequence ATGCCAGCAAAAATAAATAGTTATGCCAAAAAACTTAAAGCCTTACAAAAGCGTAAACACCATAGATTGCGGGATATTGGCGACCAATGGCAGACCCCAAAAAAGATAGCTACCGGCTTAGCGCGGCACTTTGCGCCGCAGCTGGGGCCAGTGGTGTTAGATATGTTTGCAGATGATTGCAATCATCTTTACCCAAATTATTACACTGCCCGGCAAAACGCGCTTACGCAAGATTTAGCAGCAGATCTTAAACGCTTGAGTGGTGCCGCTTACGCTAACCCGCCTTATAGTCGGCCATTTGCTGAGGATGATCAATTTATTACGGGGATGTGCCCCATTATTGATTATTGCCGCCAGCAAGCTGATGCCGGTGCCAAGATCTTACTGTTAGTTAAGGCGGCCACATCAGAGGCTTGGTGGCCGGACGATGCGGATTTTATCCAGTTTATTGCGGGCCGGATTACCTTTTCTGCACCAGAGTGGTATCGCCCGAAAGATAGTAAAAAAGATGCGCCCACATCAGCAGGGCTGGCCAGTGCAGTCATTATTTTTGATCGTGATTGGCCAGGGGAGGCTAGGCCACTTGCGCGCTTGTCGCGGGATGAGCTTATTTTGTTGGGGAGTGGTGCAGAGTGA
- a CDS encoding DnaJ domain-containing protein, which yields MKIIDALNILGLSGTVTKAEIKKAYKAASLKYHPDRNPAGKQMMQAINEAWTTLKELDQATAETEQTAGSYNWGEQLNSALNAVISLDGVDIEICGNWIWLSGDTRPHKEAIKCAGFKWAKNKKMWYFRPDDYQRKGRGNWSIDKIRKNHGSSKVKTQTRQAIAAH from the coding sequence ATGAAAATCATTGACGCATTAAACATTTTAGGGTTATCCGGCACAGTAACCAAAGCCGAAATAAAAAAAGCATATAAAGCCGCATCATTGAAATATCACCCTGATCGCAACCCTGCAGGCAAGCAAATGATGCAGGCTATCAATGAGGCATGGACGACCCTCAAAGAGCTTGATCAAGCCACTGCTGAAACCGAACAAACAGCGGGATCATACAACTGGGGCGAACAATTAAACAGCGCGTTAAACGCTGTGATCAGCTTGGACGGGGTAGATATCGAAATTTGCGGGAATTGGATCTGGCTGAGCGGTGACACCCGCCCCCACAAAGAAGCGATAAAATGCGCCGGGTTCAAGTGGGCAAAAAATAAAAAAATGTGGTACTTCCGGCCCGATGATTATCAGCGCAAGGGGCGCGGCAATTGGAGCATAGACAAGATCCGCAAGAACCACGGATCAAGCAAAGTCAAAACCCAAACCCGCCAAGCCATCGCCGCCCACTAG
- a CDS encoding DNA translocase FtsK → MNQMLALFKNLTILQFNPDMFVRELVLDAVLGQPHTPIDDAKPSKSSCGFGSLDMDENIPALFSDDGQLLMLRYIKESRTVDAGQLSKRYKKALDKLECDGRRLDDEQISKLKSEQLQLLLAEVPSDIDSLIMVFDIPAGMVYLNNTGAGVVKDAKALICQMFDLSVVEFLPEVISGAFSRWITTGTVSAGLTLGGTVKGVADKTVLQLSNADLQADLLTEILTYFNIKKLALLGWVKAHDVAWRYASFSLNDSGRIQGLEVDLGAFDFDGGGVADELNVFGQLCRTLTVQLCQSVGLGLPPQWVWSSDVLFRSPVSDNAPQLGQCDDPALYREAVALVQAESRVSVSMIQRYFKIGYNRAAELVEMMEKGGIVSPAGHNGQRSVLRGVLGDAGAA, encoded by the coding sequence ATGAATCAGATGTTAGCTCTATTTAAAAATCTCACTATATTGCAGTTTAATCCTGATATGTTTGTGCGGGAATTGGTATTAGATGCGGTGTTGGGGCAGCCACATACGCCGATAGATGATGCTAAACCGTCAAAATCAAGTTGTGGGTTCGGTAGCTTAGATATGGATGAGAATATCCCGGCCCTTTTTTCGGATGATGGCCAATTATTGATGTTGCGCTACATCAAAGAATCCCGAACGGTTGATGCTGGCCAGCTGAGCAAACGTTATAAAAAAGCATTGGATAAATTAGAGTGTGATGGTCGTAGGCTTGATGATGAGCAGATCAGTAAATTGAAGTCAGAGCAGCTGCAGTTGTTATTGGCCGAAGTGCCATCGGATATTGATTCATTGATCATGGTTTTTGATATCCCGGCAGGGATGGTTTATCTCAATAATACTGGCGCTGGCGTAGTGAAAGATGCGAAAGCGTTGATCTGTCAGATGTTTGATTTATCTGTAGTCGAGTTCTTGCCAGAGGTTATATCCGGCGCATTTAGCCGGTGGATTACCACTGGCACGGTTAGCGCTGGCCTGACATTAGGCGGCACGGTGAAAGGCGTTGCGGATAAAACGGTTTTACAATTAAGTAATGCTGATTTGCAGGCGGATCTCCTTACTGAGATATTGACATATTTTAATATTAAAAAATTGGCATTATTGGGGTGGGTAAAAGCCCATGACGTGGCTTGGCGCTATGCCAGTTTTTCCCTGAATGACTCGGGGCGCATCCAGGGGCTAGAGGTGGATCTCGGCGCGTTTGATTTTGATGGTGGCGGTGTTGCTGATGAGCTAAATGTGTTTGGCCAGTTATGCCGTACTTTAACTGTACAGCTGTGCCAGTCTGTCGGGCTAGGGTTGCCCCCGCAATGGGTTTGGTCGAGTGATGTGCTGTTTCGTAGTCCTGTTTCTGATAACGCGCCGCAGCTAGGCCAGTGTGATGATCCGGCGTTGTATCGTGAGGCCGTGGCATTAGTGCAGGCGGAATCCCGGGTCAGCGTTTCGATGATACAGCGGTACTTTAAGATAGGTTACAACCGGGCGGCGGAATTGGTTGAAATGATGGAAAAGGGCGGTATTGTCAGCCCGGCCGGTCACAATGGTCAGCGCAGTGTTTTACGTGGAGTATTGGGTGATGCTGGCGCTGCGTGA